GGGCCGCGCCATCTGCGTTCCGACCGTCGGCGGCAAGCGCGGCAATCCCGTCCTGTGGGATCGCCGCTTCTTCGCCGAGATGCGGGGCCTCGCCGGCGACGTGGGCGCCAAGCACCTGATCGGCCTCCATGCCGACCAGGTCTGCGAGGTCGCCATGGAAGGCGATGGCGTCCTCCTGGACATCGACACGCCGGAAGCGCTCCATGCCCTGAATTCTTGAGGGTCATGAAGTCTTGTGGGGCGGAAAACCGTTCCCGGCCGTTCCATCCGGGACAGGCCGACCAGGGAGAACCCTTATGCAGAACCAGAAACCGCAGATGGACGAGGAGACGCTTGCTTTCCTGCTCCAGGTCTTCCAGACGGTCAGGGCGGGCCAGGCCGCGGAACTGCACGAATATCTGATACGCGGCCTGCCGCCCAACCTGCGAAACGAGAAAGGCGACAGCCTGCTGATGATCGCCGCCTACCACGGGCACGCCGACGCGGTGCGGGAGCTTCTCGCCCATGGCGCCGACATGGAGATGGCGAACGACCGCGGGCAGACCCCCCTGGCGGCAGCCGCCTTCAAGGGCGATATCGGGATCGTCCGCATGCTGCTCGATGCCGGTGCCGACGTGGACGGCTGCGGCGACACGGGAAGGACGGCGCTGATGACCGCCGCGATGTTCAACCGGACCGAGATCGTCGACCTGCTGCTGGAGCGCGGCGCCACCATAGACCGCGTCGATGCCGGCGGCCACACGGCCCGGGCCGCCGCCGAGGCCATGAACGCGCCCGACACGCCGGGACAGCTTGCCCGCGCCGCGGCACGTAGCTAGACCGGGCGTTCCAACCTTCCCTACCCTCCTCGCGCGCAGGCCCGACCCATGACCAGCATTCCCTACATCGACGAAGCCCGGCTCTGGAAACGCCACATGGCGATGGCCAGGATCGGCGCGCTGCCGGGCGGCGGCGTCAATCGCCCGGCGCTCTCGCCCGGCGATGCGCAATCGCGCAGTCTGCTGGCCCGGTGGGCCGGAGAACTCGGGTTCTCCGTCGCGACCGACCCCATCGGCAACCTATTCGTCCGCCGCCCCGGCACCGACGACTCCCTGCCGCCCGTAATGAGCGGTTCCCACCTCGACACCCAGCCGACCGGCGGCAAGTTCGACGGCGCTTTCGGCGTGCTCGCGGCCTTCGAGGCGCTTCAGGCGATCCACGAGGCGGGAATCGTGACGAAGCGCCCCATCGAGGTCGTTTCCTGGACCAACGAGGAAGGTTCCCGCTTCCAGCCCGGCTGCTCCGGCTCGTCGGCCTTCACCGGTGCCGTGCCGCTCGACCGCATCCTGACTGCGGTCGACCGCGACGGCATCTCGGCGCGCGACGCCCTGGCCGCCGTCCTGGCGAGCGAGCGCGGCATGGCGATGCGTCCCCTCGGTTTCCCGGTGGCGGCATTCCTGGAATGCCACATCGAGCAGGGGCCGAAGCTGGAGGAGGCCGGGCTGCCGGTCGGCATCGTCACGGGCATCCAAGGCTCGCGCTGGTTCGCGGTGGAAGTGCTGGGCGACGAGGCCCATGCGGGAACCACGCCCCGGCGCAACCGCCGCGATGCGCTGGTAGCTGCTATCGGCATGGTCTCGGCGCTGGAGCGGCTGATGCACGACGAGGAGGACCGGGTCCGCTTCACGGTCGGCCGGTTCGAGGTCCAGCCCGGATCGCCCAACACCATTCCCGGCCGGGTCTTCTTCACGATCGATTTCCGTCATCCCGAGGCCTCGACCCTGAAGCGGCTCGGCGACCAGGTGGACGCGGTCTGCCGGGCCCATGCCGGCCCCTGCGCCGTGACCATCGAGGAAACCTTCCACAGCCTGCCGACCGAGTTCGACCCAGCGGTGATCGCCGCCATGCGCGGCGCCGCCGAACGCCTGGGCATCCGGACCCTGGACCTGGCGTCGGGCGCGCTGCACGACGCCAAGTTCCTCCAGGACGTCTGCCCCAGCGGCATGGTGTTCGTTCCCTGCGAAGGCGGCATCAGCCACAACGAGGCGGAGAACGCCAAGCCCTCCGACCTGGCGGACGGTGCCCGGGTCCTGGCCGAAGCCCTGGTCACCCTCGCCAACGCCTGACGGCTTCAAGGCGAGGTGCGACGCATCGCCCAGGGGGCGGCGCGGCATGCGGCGGTGCACAATGCCCGCCGCACCCCGCGCATCCCATCCGGAGAACCGCCCCATGGCCGAAGTCCTGTTCTACGCCAAGCCCGGCTGCCCCGCCAACGCCAAGCAGAAGACCCAGCTCGAAGCCGCCGGCCACACGGTCGTCGCCCGGGACCTGCTGTCCGAGCCCTGGACGCCGGAGACGCTGCGCCCCTACTTCAACGACCGCCCGGTCGAGGAGTGGTTCAACCGCTTCGCCCCGGCGGTCCGCAGCAAGGAAGTCGTGCCGGCCGACCTGGACGAGGCGGCGGCGCTCGAAGTCCTGATCAGGGACCCCGAGCTGATCCGCCGCCCGCTGATCCAGGTCGGCGACCGGCGCGAGGTCGGCTACGATCCGACCACCCTGAACGCCTGGATCAGCCTGATCCCCGTCTCCGACGGCCTCTCCTGCGACGAGAAGCACGCCCAGGGCCGCTGCGACCACGGCCACGGGCACCACCACCACTGAACTCCAGCAAGTCCGCCCCTGGCGGCGCTCAGGGGACCTGGGCGCCGCGGGTGTTGACGTACACCGCGTAGAGCGACGTGCTGGCGGTCATGAACAAGCGGTTCTTCCGGGGACCGCCGAAGCAGACGTTCGAGCAGACTTCCGGCAGATGGATCTTGCCGATCAGCATACCCTGGGGATTGAAGACGTGGACGCCGTCATACCCTTCCCCACCCCAGCCGGCCGACGCCCACAGGTTCCCGTCCACGTCGGTGCGCATGCCGTCGGCGGCGCCGGCGCCCATGTCGGCGAAGACCCGGCCGTTGGTCAGGCGCGTGCCGTCCGCCACGTCGAACACCCGGATGTGCTTCGGCCCGTCGTCCCCCGTGTCGGCGATGTAGAGCTTCGTCTCGTCGGGTGAGAAGCACAGGCCGTTCGGCCGGCGGAAGTCGCCGGCTACCACGGTCGCCTGACCCGTCGCGGGGTCCAGGCGGTAGACGTTGGTCGGCAGCTCGAACTCGGCCTTGCCGCCCTCGTAGTCGCCCAGGATGCCGTACCCGGGATCGGTGAACCAGATGCCGCCGTCCGAATGCACGACGGCGTCGTTCGGGGCGTTGAGCCTCTTCTCCTCGAACCGGTCGATCAGCACCGTGACGGTACCGTCGTACTCCGTCCGCGTGACCCGCCGGGCGCCGTGCTCGCAGGTGATCAACCGGCCCTG
This Skermanella mucosa DNA region includes the following protein-coding sequences:
- a CDS encoding ankyrin repeat domain-containing protein, whose amino-acid sequence is MQNQKPQMDEETLAFLLQVFQTVRAGQAAELHEYLIRGLPPNLRNEKGDSLLMIAAYHGHADAVRELLAHGADMEMANDRGQTPLAAAAFKGDIGIVRMLLDAGADVDGCGDTGRTALMTAAMFNRTEIVDLLLERGATIDRVDAGGHTARAAAEAMNAPDTPGQLARAAARS
- a CDS encoding Zn-dependent hydrolase, whose translation is MTSIPYIDEARLWKRHMAMARIGALPGGGVNRPALSPGDAQSRSLLARWAGELGFSVATDPIGNLFVRRPGTDDSLPPVMSGSHLDTQPTGGKFDGAFGVLAAFEALQAIHEAGIVTKRPIEVVSWTNEEGSRFQPGCSGSSAFTGAVPLDRILTAVDRDGISARDALAAVLASERGMAMRPLGFPVAAFLECHIEQGPKLEEAGLPVGIVTGIQGSRWFAVEVLGDEAHAGTTPRRNRRDALVAAIGMVSALERLMHDEEDRVRFTVGRFEVQPGSPNTIPGRVFFTIDFRHPEASTLKRLGDQVDAVCRAHAGPCAVTIEETFHSLPTEFDPAVIAAMRGAAERLGIRTLDLASGALHDAKFLQDVCPSGMVFVPCEGGISHNEAENAKPSDLADGARVLAEALVTLANA
- a CDS encoding ArsC/Spx/MgsR family protein, translating into MAEVLFYAKPGCPANAKQKTQLEAAGHTVVARDLLSEPWTPETLRPYFNDRPVEEWFNRFAPAVRSKEVVPADLDEAAALEVLIRDPELIRRPLIQVGDRREVGYDPTTLNAWISLIPVSDGLSCDEKHAQGRCDHGHGHHHH
- a CDS encoding SMP-30/gluconolactonase/LRE family protein, producing MNMDRRTILKAGAASAAAFAAGPVLARDWGDPQPVRYPDPAVEVLDPSFAKYRIGNANVERLAKGLRWAEGPVYFRDGGYLVWSDIPNNRLMRWTEESGAVSVFRPVSNYANGNTRDRQGRLITCEHGARRVTRTEYDGTVTVLIDRFEEKRLNAPNDAVVHSDGGIWFTDPGYGILGDYEGGKAEFELPTNVYRLDPATGQATVVAGDFRRPNGLCFSPDETKLYIADTGDDGPKHIRVFDVADGTRLTNGRVFADMGAGAADGMRTDVDGNLWASAGWGGEGYDGVHVFNPQGMLIGKIHLPEVCSNVCFGGPRKNRLFMTASTSLYAVYVNTRGAQVP